One genomic window of Coraliomargarita sinensis includes the following:
- a CDS encoding NAD(P)/FAD-dependent oxidoreductase — MSHTDVIIIGAGISGLLCATELQRAGMKVRLVDKGRGFGGRMATRRMAGGRLDHGAQFFTVRDRRFQNYVDEWLEAGVIREWFRHSPKDSNPNGYPRYCGINGMTDAPKFLAKSLKVERSERIIELSRELDTWIVRSESGSQYTAGYLVITAPAPQALSLLDTTGLKYAGDDEAGLKAIRYAKGLATLAILDGPSALPENGIIQLFKSPLALIADNRVKEISPDVHAITIHADAEFAEQHWDSPNEVRGPLMLDAAEPLLGSQVVEYNCHRWGFTTPLNPWHEKHFTNASLRLTLAGDSFGGARVEGAALSGIEAAGAVLQNCGINLRGS; from the coding sequence ATGAGCCATACGGATGTCATCATTATCGGGGCGGGCATTTCCGGCTTGCTCTGCGCTACTGAACTGCAGCGCGCTGGCATGAAGGTTCGGCTGGTGGACAAAGGGCGCGGCTTCGGTGGTCGTATGGCGACACGCCGAATGGCCGGGGGGCGGCTGGATCACGGAGCCCAGTTCTTTACGGTACGTGACCGGCGCTTCCAAAACTACGTCGACGAATGGCTGGAGGCCGGTGTCATCCGTGAATGGTTCCGCCACAGTCCAAAGGATTCCAATCCGAACGGGTATCCACGCTATTGTGGCATCAACGGCATGACGGATGCGCCCAAATTTCTTGCCAAGTCCTTAAAGGTCGAGCGTTCGGAACGGATCATCGAACTTTCGAGGGAGCTCGACACCTGGATTGTTCGCAGCGAGAGCGGGTCACAATATACGGCTGGCTATCTCGTGATCACCGCACCTGCACCGCAGGCGCTCAGTCTGCTCGACACGACTGGCCTCAAATACGCGGGTGATGATGAGGCGGGCTTAAAAGCGATTCGTTACGCAAAAGGTCTTGCCACTCTGGCTATCCTCGACGGCCCGAGCGCCTTGCCCGAAAATGGAATCATCCAGCTGTTTAAAAGTCCGCTTGCCTTGATCGCGGATAACCGGGTCAAAGAAATATCACCCGACGTGCATGCGATCACGATACATGCCGATGCCGAATTTGCGGAGCAGCACTGGGACTCGCCCAATGAGGTGCGCGGCCCGCTCATGCTGGACGCCGCGGAGCCATTGCTTGGCAGTCAGGTGGTGGAGTACAATTGCCATCGTTGGGGCTTCACCACGCCGCTCAATCCCTGGCATGAAAAGCACTTCACCAACGCATCACTACGCCTGACTTTGGCAGGAGACTCTTTTGGCGGTGCCAGAGTGGAGGGCGCCGCACTTTCCGGCATCGAAGCCGCCGGAGCGGTGCTTCAAAACTGCGGGATAAACTTGCGCGGGTCGTAG
- a CDS encoding AsmA-like C-terminal region-containing protein, which translates to MSSRGKSRAATILELFLDGILLLCFIAQAFVLGCLWAYGHLPLPTEWFSQRITQQLPDGVSIRADSYALTHDGSIQLENVRLNLDGIQQAVFEADYAHAEFGVAFGEDHYFQLKEFVLSDGQLLLPAVYSPSGKNSTILEQIALRLIPVDGAITVDSFAARHEDIRLRGSIHWSLPDRSTKPFKVRQKADQFYKLAARVLREKTRFEGLTQPTIFFQVNSSGDQSLNVFSRVSSRAYQGKRLEAKNLALDATLSLTDQTLATKSSILLEADSIEAPDYKVKASYLSAKVKREEWEALLKGEWPDMEVVAERLDFEDISLESPRIKLSPQTFPEIAFSGLTSGLRGAVKFSGSANPQTRTANIQAAGSLDILSAIPEKYTEHLPAIAINQAPYYNLNLKFDQGFVLRNAELRARMDALKIEDLSFDHVRFRSRFRDGKYTLDKLYLRRDWQWLDLGFQLDSSSNDYALTLKGFAKPYDYNPILPRWWGSIFEEFDFEQVESGLGDFVIYGNTGGEAADFYFGHAAARNIGYKGVRVDKGELFVRGRGPYAEVYRLNARSGEGFARGNIQFASRLDEVRGPMSVRLDLDTKLPLSEAKKLFNENIASILSDFETDALPRTILKGAIFNKAYPEFAGRSYIDITASCPFPVAYKGIPLDYLNFDLIGREKMTYLRDIRLGYAGGEARADADIMTSGEGPAQTRFQLALKGAKQHQAISQLTTLRQKEKKQTQDDNTEDGQLDFSLHAQGPVEDPLKMQGFGSMQIENDTLYAIQLFGPLSRLLQNTRLGFTSFALNEMEASFALNQGTVRFQQLEINGPRTRIEAPGMMQLDDFSLAMRVSVYLFGNAGNPDSRIRRFGDLITKPIPNLLEFELTGTPEQQNWRSLYDPRKFIPQF; encoded by the coding sequence ATGTCCAGCAGGGGAAAATCCCGAGCAGCAACCATCTTAGAGCTTTTCCTGGATGGGATTTTACTTCTCTGCTTCATTGCACAGGCGTTTGTGCTGGGTTGCCTTTGGGCCTATGGTCACCTGCCACTACCGACAGAGTGGTTCAGCCAAAGGATCACACAACAGCTACCTGACGGGGTTTCGATCAGAGCGGACAGCTATGCGCTGACTCATGATGGCAGTATTCAGTTGGAAAACGTCCGGCTTAACCTCGACGGGATTCAGCAAGCGGTTTTCGAAGCAGACTACGCACATGCTGAGTTCGGCGTCGCCTTTGGGGAAGACCATTACTTCCAACTCAAAGAGTTTGTGCTTTCCGACGGGCAACTTTTACTCCCGGCCGTTTATTCTCCCAGCGGCAAGAACAGCACCATTTTAGAGCAGATTGCACTACGCCTGATTCCAGTCGACGGAGCAATTACGGTCGATTCTTTTGCCGCACGGCACGAAGATATCCGACTCCGGGGCAGCATACACTGGTCGCTCCCCGACCGCTCGACCAAACCGTTCAAGGTCCGTCAAAAAGCGGACCAGTTTTATAAGCTAGCCGCCCGGGTATTACGGGAGAAGACACGTTTTGAAGGCCTGACACAGCCTACGATATTCTTTCAGGTCAACTCAAGCGGCGACCAGTCATTGAACGTATTCAGCAGAGTGAGTAGCCGGGCTTATCAAGGTAAAAGACTGGAAGCGAAAAACCTGGCATTGGATGCCACGCTTTCCCTGACGGATCAGACTCTGGCCACCAAATCTTCGATCCTTCTGGAAGCCGATTCCATCGAAGCACCGGATTATAAAGTCAAAGCTTCCTATCTTAGCGCCAAAGTAAAACGGGAGGAATGGGAAGCGCTGTTGAAAGGCGAATGGCCGGACATGGAAGTCGTGGCGGAAAGACTTGATTTCGAAGACATTTCACTCGAATCGCCCCGCATCAAGCTGAGCCCGCAAACCTTTCCCGAAATTGCTTTCAGCGGATTAACCAGCGGTCTTCGCGGTGCCGTCAAATTCTCCGGTTCCGCGAACCCACAGACGCGCACCGCCAATATCCAGGCAGCAGGCAGCCTTGATATCCTTTCCGCTATTCCTGAAAAGTACACCGAGCACTTACCGGCGATTGCGATCAACCAGGCCCCCTACTATAACCTTAATCTTAAATTTGATCAGGGCTTCGTCCTGAGAAACGCCGAACTGCGGGCGCGGATGGATGCTCTGAAGATTGAAGACTTGAGCTTCGATCATGTCCGCTTCCGTTCCCGTTTCCGGGACGGGAAATACACTCTCGACAAGCTCTATCTGCGTCGGGATTGGCAGTGGCTGGACCTGGGCTTCCAACTGGACAGTTCAAGCAATGATTATGCGCTCACGCTCAAAGGCTTCGCCAAGCCTTACGACTACAACCCCATCCTGCCTCGCTGGTGGGGCTCCATCTTTGAGGAATTTGATTTTGAACAAGTGGAGAGCGGGCTGGGCGATTTTGTAATCTACGGAAATACAGGTGGCGAAGCTGCAGACTTTTACTTCGGTCATGCCGCCGCTCGTAATATCGGCTATAAGGGTGTCCGTGTTGACAAGGGTGAGCTTTTTGTGCGCGGACGCGGCCCTTACGCTGAAGTATACCGACTTAATGCCCGCAGCGGAGAAGGCTTTGCCCGCGGCAACATTCAATTTGCCTCCCGCCTGGATGAAGTCCGCGGCCCCATGTCCGTCCGGCTTGACCTCGACACCAAACTGCCGCTCTCGGAAGCGAAAAAACTTTTTAATGAGAATATTGCATCGATATTATCTGACTTTGAAACCGATGCACTGCCCCGCACGATTCTAAAGGGCGCAATTTTCAACAAGGCATACCCGGAATTCGCCGGCCGCAGCTATATTGACATCACTGCGTCTTGCCCGTTTCCAGTTGCCTATAAGGGTATTCCCCTCGACTACCTGAACTTTGATCTCATCGGGCGTGAAAAGATGACTTACCTGAGGGATATCCGCCTCGGCTACGCGGGTGGTGAAGCACGGGCAGATGCCGACATAATGACCTCGGGAGAAGGCCCAGCGCAGACACGCTTTCAACTCGCACTGAAAGGAGCCAAGCAACATCAGGCCATCAGTCAGCTAACAACGTTGAGGCAGAAAGAGAAAAAACAAACTCAGGATGATAACACGGAAGATGGCCAACTGGATTTCTCGCTGCACGCCCAGGGACCGGTTGAAGATCCTCTAAAGATGCAAGGCTTCGGCAGCATGCAAATCGAAAATGATACGCTCTATGCAATCCAGCTCTTCGGGCCACTTTCCAGGCTGCTGCAGAATACCCGTCTCGGATTCACTTCTTTTGCATTGAACGAGATGGAGGCCTCTTTTGCTTTGAATCAGGGTACGGTCCGTTTTCAGCAGTTGGAAATCAACGGGCCACGCACTCGAATCGAAGCGCCCGGCATGATGCAACTCGACGACTTCTCTCTGGCAATGCGCGTCAGTGTTTATCTTTTCGGAAATGCGGGAAACCCGGATTCCCGCATTCGACGATTTGGCGACCTCATTACCAAACCGATCCCCAACCTGCTGGAGTTTGAACTGACCGGAACTCCGGAACAGCAAAACTGGCGTTCTCTCTACGACCCGCGCAAGTTTATCCCGCAGTTTTGA
- a CDS encoding DUF4340 domain-containing protein: MRFKFTIFLLGLNVLTFGLIGYLSHKSDPLDSSEGNLSAQIGREIIEADKIELSGSGLDQKRVLKRTGSNWQISEPMQWKANYFAINRILNQLQFIEEEATFSIDEISNTGQSLADYGLEDPLINLTISEGEESLQLSIGTLTEIGNNVYLLGPDRERIFVVNREVIDGLLVDLSDLRNREIFDIPVFEVTELSLQIKSSAESNNGDLKVRLANTTGEWRFEAPLSAEADPALVSNTINTLASLKVGRFIEPEASDPILHGLENPFMRVTLHGNKRRQTLLIGNLDPSTPSDGTPQFFARLEDNPIAFTVDARPFENLLQAQESLRERNFMSFDQADLNGIYINENGREIRLQKIETGDWQVLESAGGGQIQPRRADPEVMDELIEDLQQLRAKAFAIDVPNTVDLERLGFNAPRRTVTLQFDTAQPVILELAHPEDENEKLYARTAAKESIYEVERRPTLQLVPLNALHYRNRNIETLPQAAIIKSVRLTNLDTNEPVLNYEIDGQEDWAGFIDTLNIEEADALSTLLGSIRAFDVKSYLADGYADAYQLDAEKSLPWAYRLTAEVILPGGETQQTREVEYVFTERLSGTMQVGGSKANNAIFELKLELIEALYVLTENMPQPPESRGEVVPEATTPAPVPEPEAPQAPTN; the protein is encoded by the coding sequence ATGCGTTTTAAATTCACCATATTTCTTCTGGGCCTGAACGTCCTCACCTTCGGCCTGATCGGCTACCTGAGTCACAAATCCGACCCGCTTGACAGTTCGGAGGGGAACTTATCCGCGCAAATCGGCCGCGAAATTATCGAAGCGGATAAAATCGAACTGAGCGGCAGTGGTCTCGACCAGAAACGGGTGCTGAAACGAACCGGATCAAACTGGCAGATCAGTGAGCCCATGCAATGGAAAGCCAACTATTTCGCCATTAACCGGATCCTGAATCAGCTTCAATTCATCGAGGAGGAAGCGACCTTTTCAATCGATGAAATCTCCAACACCGGACAGAGTCTTGCCGACTATGGCCTGGAGGACCCGCTGATCAACCTGACCATCTCGGAGGGCGAAGAATCACTCCAACTGAGCATCGGCACACTCACGGAAATCGGTAATAACGTCTACCTGCTGGGCCCGGACCGTGAACGTATTTTTGTCGTCAACCGGGAGGTCATCGACGGCCTCCTGGTGGACCTCTCCGATCTGCGTAATCGGGAAATATTTGACATCCCCGTATTCGAAGTCACCGAGCTTAGCCTGCAGATCAAATCTTCCGCCGAGAGCAACAATGGAGACCTGAAGGTGCGGTTGGCCAACACCACAGGAGAGTGGCGTTTTGAAGCACCTCTGTCTGCCGAGGCGGACCCGGCGCTGGTGTCGAATACGATCAACACCCTGGCATCATTAAAAGTCGGTCGTTTTATCGAGCCGGAAGCGAGCGACCCGATTCTGCACGGGCTGGAAAACCCATTCATGCGCGTTACCCTGCACGGCAACAAACGCCGCCAGACACTTCTGATTGGCAACCTTGATCCTTCCACACCCAGCGACGGCACACCCCAGTTCTTCGCCCGGCTCGAAGACAACCCGATCGCATTCACAGTGGATGCACGTCCGTTTGAAAACCTGCTACAAGCACAGGAGTCCCTTCGCGAGCGGAACTTCATGAGCTTCGACCAGGCCGATCTGAATGGTATCTATATCAATGAAAACGGGCGTGAAATCCGTCTCCAAAAAATCGAAACGGGCGACTGGCAGGTACTTGAAAGTGCCGGGGGCGGGCAGATACAGCCCAGGCGGGCGGATCCGGAAGTCATGGATGAGCTGATCGAGGATTTGCAGCAACTTCGCGCCAAGGCATTTGCCATCGACGTGCCGAACACGGTCGACCTGGAACGTCTGGGCTTCAATGCCCCCCGTCGCACGGTCACCTTGCAATTCGACACCGCGCAACCGGTCATCCTTGAATTGGCCCATCCCGAAGACGAGAATGAAAAGCTCTATGCGCGAACCGCAGCCAAGGAATCCATTTACGAGGTTGAGCGCCGCCCTACCCTGCAATTGGTGCCTCTGAACGCACTACACTACAGAAACCGCAACATCGAAACCTTACCTCAAGCGGCCATCATCAAAAGCGTCCGCCTGACGAACCTCGATACAAATGAACCTGTACTTAACTACGAAATTGACGGACAGGAAGATTGGGCCGGTTTTATCGATACGCTGAATATTGAAGAAGCCGATGCCCTCAGCACCCTGCTCGGCAGTATTCGGGCTTTTGATGTAAAGTCCTATTTGGCGGATGGATACGCAGACGCGTACCAACTCGATGCGGAGAAATCTCTCCCCTGGGCCTATCGCCTGACGGCAGAAGTCATTCTGCCCGGCGGCGAAACGCAGCAAACGCGTGAAGTGGAGTATGTCTTCACGGAGCGACTGTCCGGAACCATGCAAGTCGGCGGATCCAAAGCAAACAACGCGATTTTCGAACTTAAGCTGGAATTGATCGAAGCACTCTATGTGCTGACGGAGAACATGCCCCAGCCACCGGAATCACGCGGTGAAGTTGTGCCGGAAGCGACAACGCCGGCACCTGTACCTGAACCGGAGGCACCCCAGGCACCCACCAATTAA